In a genomic window of Xylophilus rhododendri:
- a CDS encoding GntR family transcriptional regulator, with protein MTDLPLLLPHAAAPPPAPLGRLADEVYSLIQQDIAYFRRVPGDRFTEGDIATQLGISRTPVRQALFRLRDEGLVELLFRSGWRVRPFNFARFEQLYELRRVLEITSVHRLCEGGRTPGHALLDALAHRWLAPPQERSTDANEVALWDEDFHCDIVEAAGNEEIARVHREVTERIRIIRRLDFTRLPRIDAAYQEHAQILSAILTKRGNQAAMLLRAHIESSQAEVHKITLHQVHMAQRAGRGGGA; from the coding sequence ATGACCGATCTTCCCCTGCTGCTGCCCCACGCCGCCGCGCCGCCTCCGGCGCCGCTGGGCCGGCTCGCCGACGAGGTCTACAGCCTGATCCAGCAGGACATCGCCTATTTCCGCCGTGTGCCGGGCGACCGCTTCACCGAGGGCGACATCGCCACCCAGCTCGGCATCTCGCGCACGCCGGTGCGCCAGGCCCTGTTCCGGCTGCGCGACGAGGGTCTGGTGGAACTGCTGTTTCGCAGCGGCTGGCGGGTGCGGCCCTTCAACTTCGCGCGTTTCGAGCAGCTCTACGAACTGCGCCGGGTGCTGGAGATCACCTCGGTGCACCGCCTCTGCGAGGGTGGCCGCACCCCCGGTCATGCCCTGCTCGACGCCCTGGCCCACCGCTGGCTGGCGCCGCCGCAGGAGCGCAGCACCGATGCCAACGAAGTCGCGCTGTGGGATGAGGACTTCCACTGCGACATCGTCGAGGCCGCCGGCAACGAGGAGATCGCCCGGGTGCACCGCGAGGTGACCGAGCGCATCCGCATCATCCGCCGCCTCGACTTCACCCGCCTGCCGCGCATCGACGCCGCCTACCAGGAGCATGCGCAGATCCTGTCGGCCATCCTCACCAAGCGCGGCAACCAGGCCGCGATGCTGCTGCGCGCGCACATCGAGTCGAGCCAGGCGGAGGTGCACAAGATCACGCTGCACCAGGTGCACATGGCGCAGCGGGCGGGGCGGGGCGGCGGGGCTTGA